From one Sphingobacteriales bacterium genomic stretch:
- the rlmB gene encoding 23S rRNA (guanosine(2251)-2'-O)-methyltransferase RlmB: MKQQLIAGRNPVLELLQSDQEVEKVLLSKNAAGDVVKQIIQLCRDKEVYYQFVPEVKINSLSRANHQGVLAFTALIQYQEVQKIIDFVFSRGEDPLLLILENVTDIRNLGALARTALGLGVHAIIFPKKESAAVNDVAVKISAGALLKIPVCRVENIAAAIKDIKNNGIKIIGLDGSADKYIYEVNTKMPLAIIAGSEDEGISNPVIRLVDELVKLPMHPELESYNVSVATAMALYEVSRQNTDSL; the protein is encoded by the coding sequence ATGAAACAGCAGCTCATTGCAGGCAGGAATCCGGTACTCGAATTGCTTCAGTCCGATCAGGAAGTGGAGAAAGTGCTGTTGTCCAAGAATGCTGCCGGTGATGTGGTCAAACAAATCATCCAGCTTTGCCGGGATAAAGAAGTCTATTATCAGTTTGTCCCGGAAGTGAAAATTAATTCTCTGTCCAGGGCGAATCATCAGGGTGTACTCGCCTTTACGGCGCTTATCCAGTATCAGGAGGTGCAGAAAATCATCGATTTTGTTTTTTCAAGAGGCGAAGACCCGCTATTGTTGATTCTGGAGAATGTGACGGACATCCGGAATCTGGGAGCCCTGGCAAGAACAGCACTGGGATTGGGTGTTCATGCCATTATTTTTCCAAAAAAAGAAAGCGCGGCGGTGAATGATGTAGCTGTTAAAATATCAGCGGGAGCCCTGCTGAAAATTCCCGTTTGCAGGGTGGAAAATATCGCGGCAGCCATCAAAGACATCAAAAATAACGGTATTAAAATCATCGGTCTGGATGGTTCAGCTGATAAATACATTTACGAAGTGAATACGAAAATGCCCCTGGCAATAATTGCCGGATCGGAAGACGAAGGCATATCCAATCCTGTCATCCGCCTGGTGGATGAACTGGTAAAACTACCGATGCATCCTGAATTGGAATCATACAACGTATCTGTGGCGACGGCAATGGCGTTGTATGAAGTAAGCAGACAGAACACGGATAGTCTATAA
- the mscL gene encoding large conductance mechanosensitive channel protein MscL, with product MFKEFKNFIMTGNVVEFAVAVIMAGAVGAVVNGFVADIVMPVVGSLTGGVDFADLKYILSPEAKDAAGAVTAPENAIRYGAWINTIVNLVIVGFVMFLVVKAYNKTKKPVEAPAPSGPTQEELLAEIRDLLKK from the coding sequence ATGTTCAAAGAGTTTAAAAACTTTATCATGACAGGGAACGTTGTCGAGTTTGCTGTTGCTGTAATCATGGCAGGTGCGGTAGGTGCCGTTGTCAACGGGTTTGTAGCAGATATCGTCATGCCGGTGGTTGGAAGTTTAACCGGTGGTGTTGATTTTGCTGACCTCAAGTACATATTGTCTCCGGAAGCTAAAGATGCGGCAGGTGCAGTGACGGCACCGGAAAATGCCATCAGGTACGGCGCCTGGATCAATACAATTGTTAACTTAGTGATTGTCGGTTTTGTGATGTTTTTGGTCGTAAAAGCATATAATAAAACCAAAAAACCGGTTGAAGCACCTGCACCTTCCGGACCGACACAAGAAGAATTATTGGCGGAAATCAGAGATTTACTGAAAAAATAG